In Trichocoleus desertorum NBK24, the following are encoded in one genomic region:
- a CDS encoding urease accessory protein UreF encodes MLISLSSQALLSLLQLASSALPVGAYSYSEGMEALVEAGVLKDKLGLEHWLQQELQVGAIRLEAAVMVRAYNATQSGDRTALRDWNAWLSAARETTELRQQSWQMGYSLCRLLQELQPELAPMIHACGEPCNFAIAFGMAAASWQIGLEAAVLGYFHSWATNLMNAGVKLIPLGQTAGQQLLLALQSSLSEAAQTVLALDDEDLCSCGWGLAIASMTHEVQYSRLFRS; translated from the coding sequence ATGCTCATTAGTCTGTCTTCCCAAGCGCTGCTGAGTTTGCTCCAACTTGCGAGTTCGGCCCTACCTGTCGGAGCCTACAGTTACTCAGAAGGCATGGAAGCTCTCGTAGAAGCAGGTGTTCTTAAAGACAAATTGGGCTTGGAACACTGGCTGCAACAGGAATTGCAAGTGGGTGCCATTCGACTCGAAGCAGCGGTGATGGTGCGTGCTTACAATGCCACCCAATCAGGCGATCGCACCGCTCTGCGTGACTGGAATGCTTGGCTCTCCGCTGCTAGAGAAACGACAGAGTTACGCCAACAAAGCTGGCAAATGGGCTACTCCTTATGCCGCCTACTGCAAGAACTCCAGCCAGAGCTAGCGCCAATGATTCACGCTTGTGGTGAACCATGTAATTTTGCGATCGCCTTTGGCATGGCCGCTGCTAGTTGGCAGATTGGCCTCGAAGCCGCAGTTTTAGGATATTTCCACAGTTGGGCGACCAACCTGATGAATGCGGGGGTCAAACTGATTCCTTTGGGCCAAACCGCTGGACAGCAGCTTTTACTGGCATTGCAGAGTAGCTTGAGTGAGGCTGCTCAGACTGTTTTGGCTCTCGACGATGAGGACTTATGCAGTTGTGGCTGGGGCTTAGCGATCGCCAGTATGACCCATGAAGTGCAGTACAGTCGTCTCTTTCGCAGCTAG
- a CDS encoding cobalt-precorrin-8X methylmutase — protein sequence MNLPMHPIMQQSFAVIDQEVGDHSFSAAEYAIVRRVIHSTADFDFQQLLRFSPGAITTAIAALQQRCPIITDVGMVKQGVANMVAQTFGNPLISAVEQVSEALPGKTRTETGLLKCLQQFPQAIVVIGNAPTALLALCQQMQNQQMQDQRTLANSSSAVLAPALVIGAPVGFISVVESKAALAVTPVPQIRVEGRKGGSPVAAAILNALMVLAWEQQTEAPAPIHPSSQPH from the coding sequence ATGAATCTACCGATGCACCCCATTATGCAGCAGAGCTTTGCGGTGATTGACCAGGAAGTTGGCGATCACAGCTTTAGCGCGGCTGAGTATGCGATCGTGCGACGGGTGATTCATAGTACAGCTGACTTCGACTTCCAGCAGTTGCTCCGCTTTAGCCCCGGAGCCATTACGACCGCGATCGCAGCACTCCAGCAACGCTGCCCGATCATTACTGATGTCGGCATGGTGAAGCAGGGGGTTGCCAATATGGTGGCGCAAACCTTTGGCAATCCGCTGATCAGTGCTGTGGAGCAAGTGAGCGAGGCGCTTCCTGGCAAAACTCGAACCGAAACTGGGCTGCTCAAATGTCTGCAACAGTTTCCCCAAGCGATCGTGGTGATTGGGAATGCCCCGACTGCTTTGCTTGCGCTCTGCCAACAAATGCAAAATCAGCAAATGCAGGATCAGCGGACATTAGCCAATTCAAGTAGTGCGGTTTTAGCGCCCGCTCTGGTGATTGGTGCTCCGGTTGGGTTTATTTCTGTGGTGGAGTCGAAGGCTGCTCTCGCTGTCACCCCTGTACCCCAGATTCGGGTAGAGGGTCGGAAGGGTGGCTCTCCGGTTGCTGCCGCGATTCTCAATGCCCTGATGGTATTGGCCTGGGAACAGCAAACTGAAGCACCAGCCCCAATTCATCCCTCTAGCCAACCCCACTAA
- a CDS encoding DUF4168 domain-containing protein — MQLVSQSFAIGFLAAVGLASGWVPSLSERSPAQMFSTAAVAQSAPSEAELKSYARAVLAVEEVRQVSYRDIKKIVGSSGIPAIACHKPKSLQGLSQNVRGIAVEYCNKSKKIVESNGLTIDKFNAITMSVQGDPNLEKRVQAELLELQKPTR; from the coding sequence ATGCAATTGGTTTCCCAGTCTTTCGCCATTGGTTTCTTAGCCGCTGTTGGTCTTGCTTCGGGATGGGTTCCTAGCTTATCGGAGCGATCGCCCGCCCAAATGTTTAGTACCGCTGCTGTGGCTCAATCGGCACCCAGTGAAGCAGAACTCAAAAGTTACGCTCGCGCTGTGTTAGCGGTCGAAGAAGTGCGTCAGGTCTCTTATCGAGACATTAAAAAAATTGTCGGCTCTAGCGGCATCCCAGCGATCGCTTGTCATAAACCCAAGAGCTTACAAGGATTGTCCCAGAACGTTCGGGGAATTGCGGTTGAGTACTGCAACAAATCTAAAAAGATTGTTGAGAGTAATGGCCTCACCATTGATAAATTCAACGCCATTACGATGAGTGTTCAGGGCGATCCGAACTTAGAAAAGCGAGTGCAAGCTGAGTTGTTGGAGCTTCAAAAGCCTACTAGATAA
- the ureE gene encoding urease accessory protein UreE, producing MLTLTHRLPAGAAIAVHFTLALTAEERTRSRYQIEAAEGQKVRWQLPRGAALHHGDRLQSENGDTIVQIVAKPEPVLTVNAQTALELLRAAYHLGNRHVALEIAPDYLRLSPDPVLKSMLEHLGLQVIEEVAIFQPEVGAYGHTGQTGHTGHTNGQSGHSHAH from the coding sequence ATGCTGACATTGACGCACCGTTTACCTGCTGGGGCTGCGATCGCGGTTCATTTCACCTTGGCTCTTACCGCCGAGGAGCGCACCCGGAGCCGTTATCAGATTGAGGCAGCTGAGGGCCAAAAGGTACGGTGGCAGCTTCCGAGAGGTGCAGCGTTGCATCATGGCGATCGCTTGCAATCAGAAAATGGAGACACCATCGTTCAGATTGTGGCTAAACCAGAACCTGTCTTAACGGTGAACGCCCAAACTGCTCTGGAATTGTTGCGGGCAGCTTATCACTTGGGGAATCGCCACGTTGCTTTAGAGATCGCCCCAGACTATCTGCGTCTCTCACCCGATCCGGTGCTCAAATCCATGCTGGAGCATTTGGGTCTACAGGTGATCGAAGAAGTTGCGATTTTTCAGCCTGAAGTTGGTGCTTACGGACACACCGGACAAACTGGACACACCGGACACACAAATGGTCAGAGTGGGCACAGCCATGCTCATTAG
- the holA gene encoding DNA polymerase III subunit delta, with translation MPIYLYWGEDDFAIAKAVTSLRDRTLDPDWTSFNFDKISAEQTNAVLQALTQAMTPPFGMGKRLVWLENTNIGQQCPEAVLAELERTLPAIPETSVLLLTARNKPDGRLKSSKLLQKYAEIKEFSPIPPWKTDQLIHQVRQIAQTVGVTLTQPSIELLAESVGNNSRQLYSELEKLRLYAGDRQQPLEAEVVASLVVANTQNSLQLAAAIRQGQVGEALELVAGLLSLNEPALRVVATLIGQFRTWLWIKLMQEAGERDERAIAQAAEVSNPKRIYFLQQEVRGLSAQQLQQTLPLLLELEVSLKQGAEELSTLQTKVVELCQIYQR, from the coding sequence ATGCCAATTTACCTCTATTGGGGAGAAGATGACTTTGCGATCGCAAAAGCTGTTACAAGCCTGCGCGATCGGACCCTTGATCCAGATTGGACTAGCTTCAACTTTGACAAAATTTCGGCAGAGCAAACCAATGCAGTACTTCAAGCCTTGACGCAGGCCATGACCCCCCCGTTTGGTATGGGCAAACGCTTGGTTTGGCTAGAAAACACCAATATTGGTCAGCAATGCCCAGAGGCGGTTTTGGCTGAGCTAGAGCGCACCTTACCTGCCATTCCAGAGACCTCAGTGCTGTTGCTAACTGCTCGTAACAAACCTGATGGCCGCTTGAAGTCCAGCAAGCTGTTGCAGAAATATGCCGAAATTAAAGAATTTTCACCGATTCCGCCCTGGAAAACAGATCAACTTATCCACCAAGTACGACAAATCGCCCAAACTGTAGGCGTAACCCTCACGCAGCCCAGCATAGAGCTACTGGCTGAGTCCGTGGGCAATAACTCCCGCCAGCTTTACAGTGAGTTAGAAAAATTACGGCTGTACGCAGGCGATCGCCAACAACCCTTAGAAGCAGAAGTCGTGGCTAGCTTGGTGGTTGCTAACACCCAAAACAGTCTGCAATTGGCAGCCGCCATCCGTCAGGGCCAAGTCGGAGAGGCATTGGAACTCGTTGCGGGACTCTTGAGTCTCAATGAACCAGCGTTACGGGTTGTAGCAACCTTAATTGGTCAGTTCCGCACTTGGTTGTGGATAAAATTAATGCAGGAGGCTGGAGAAAGGGATGAGCGGGCGATCGCTCAAGCCGCCGAAGTCAGCAATCCTAAACGTATTTATTTTCTCCAACAAGAAGTGCGTGGCCTGTCTGCGCAGCAACTCCAACAAACCTTGCCCCTGTTGTTGGAATTAGAAGTGAGCCTGAAGCAAGGCGCAGAAGAGCTTTCAACTTTGCAAACTAAAGTCGTTGAACTTTGCCAAATCTATCAGCGCTAG
- a CDS encoding ATP-binding protein produces the protein MDLHIPNLKRWAIRDRAILWLLVLIIAGYLGNYWRWSFFFNIDFLFGSIATWIVVCLYGPVWGTLAAFVASLCTYMLWLHPYSIITFTAEALFVGVLFHRRRQNIVLLDALFWMLIGMPLVWLFYGSVLQLDATQTTIILLKQPANGIFNALIASLMLTHLPIHRWVDRPRAISTLSLQQTLLNLLVAFVFFPTLMLMVLDGRQVMDNIRTSSAAELSVASANLRVEVRAWYDQHLKAVTELAQLAARTPLDAPTPGLQQGLALTQAVFADFRNLLIVDTVGAPLLMASPSLSTSLLESAQRSLATRPSALPLNCSLNQGDLTTQARSFRVAAEPSAHPTVQLVLCAPIQTRGELSGFVVAEIDADRGLGALLRSHVTAQGLQVTLVDADQMVVASTDASRVAATSFNRQQQGDVQSVDPETYQWFPRFGSPLAMARWSNSFFVQETAIAPQLPWALIVELPAKPKVRLIEQVHTKNLTLLLLIAGTGLIFATLISRRLLQSLSQLAYVTTNLPDKLLESELINWPRSSVTELDSLIHNFQLMATSLTQKFGEIKGANALLEQRVQERTQQLLTTNAELEAEISERSRAEKELETLVAKLEQSNRELQDFASVASHDLQEPLRKIQAFGDRLKIKCADTLPPEGKDYLERMQNAAQRMQTLINDLLAFSRVTTKAQPFVPVDLATIAQEVLSDIEVQIQRVDGCIEADYLPTIEADPLQMRQLFQNLISNALKFHQSDRRPIVSISAQILESPDSSILPHASGRPACQISIADNGIGFDEKYLDRIFTVFQRLHGRGDYEGTGVGLAICRKIAERHRGSITAKSSPGQGTTFIVTLPIQQIL, from the coding sequence ATGGATCTGCATATTCCAAATCTGAAACGGTGGGCGATCCGTGATCGAGCGATTTTGTGGCTCCTTGTGCTGATCATCGCTGGCTATCTAGGTAACTACTGGCGGTGGTCTTTTTTCTTCAATATCGACTTTTTATTCGGCAGTATCGCCACTTGGATAGTGGTTTGCTTGTATGGCCCGGTCTGGGGCACTTTGGCTGCTTTCGTGGCAAGCCTCTGTACCTATATGCTCTGGCTTCATCCTTATTCCATCATTACCTTTACGGCTGAAGCTTTATTTGTCGGTGTCCTCTTTCACCGTCGGCGGCAAAACATCGTCCTCCTCGACGCTTTGTTTTGGATGTTGATCGGCATGCCATTGGTTTGGTTGTTTTACGGCAGCGTCTTACAGTTAGATGCCACTCAGACCACTATCATTCTTCTCAAGCAGCCCGCTAATGGTATTTTCAATGCCTTAATTGCCAGCTTAATGCTGACTCACTTGCCTATTCATCGTTGGGTCGATCGCCCACGAGCGATCAGTACTCTCTCTTTGCAACAAACCCTCCTCAACCTATTGGTTGCTTTTGTTTTTTTCCCTACCTTGATGCTGATGGTTCTAGATGGCCGTCAAGTCATGGATAACATCAGAACGTCATCTGCTGCTGAATTAAGTGTCGCTTCTGCCAACTTGAGGGTGGAGGTTCGAGCTTGGTATGACCAGCATCTCAAAGCAGTTACAGAGCTAGCTCAACTTGCTGCCCGGACTCCCCTAGATGCTCCTACTCCAGGCTTACAGCAGGGTTTGGCGCTGACCCAAGCTGTTTTCGCTGACTTTCGTAATTTGTTGATCGTAGACACTGTAGGTGCACCGCTACTGATGGCATCTCCGTCTCTGTCTACGTCTCTGCTCGAATCGGCTCAGCGATCGCTAGCTACTCGCCCTTCCGCCTTGCCACTTAACTGTTCTCTGAACCAGGGAGACCTAACAACTCAGGCTCGGTCTTTTAGGGTTGCCGCAGAGCCATCAGCCCATCCCACGGTTCAGTTGGTGCTATGTGCTCCCATCCAGACTCGCGGTGAACTCTCCGGGTTTGTCGTAGCTGAAATTGATGCGGATCGGGGGCTGGGTGCCTTGCTGCGATCGCATGTAACCGCACAAGGGCTGCAAGTGACCTTAGTCGATGCGGATCAAATGGTGGTAGCTAGCACTGATGCGAGTCGGGTTGCTGCCACTTCCTTCAACCGCCAGCAGCAAGGAGATGTGCAGAGCGTTGACCCTGAAACCTACCAATGGTTTCCTCGATTTGGCAGCCCCCTAGCGATGGCAAGGTGGAGCAATTCTTTCTTTGTTCAAGAAACGGCGATCGCTCCCCAACTTCCTTGGGCCTTAATCGTAGAACTACCTGCCAAGCCTAAAGTGCGCTTGATTGAGCAAGTCCACACCAAAAATTTGACCCTTTTATTACTCATCGCAGGGACAGGCTTAATCTTTGCCACCTTAATTAGTCGCCGTTTGCTCCAGTCTCTTTCTCAGCTCGCTTACGTGACCACGAACCTGCCCGACAAGTTGCTAGAAAGTGAGTTGATTAACTGGCCCCGTAGCTCGGTAACGGAGCTAGATTCTCTGATTCATAACTTTCAGTTAATGGCTACCAGCCTGACGCAGAAGTTTGGAGAAATTAAAGGTGCTAACGCCCTGCTAGAGCAACGAGTGCAAGAGCGCACCCAACAACTTCTAACCACGAATGCGGAACTAGAAGCAGAAATTAGTGAGCGTTCCAGAGCCGAAAAAGAACTAGAAACTTTGGTGGCTAAATTGGAGCAAAGCAATCGGGAATTGCAAGACTTTGCCTCGGTCGCTTCTCATGATTTGCAAGAGCCACTCCGTAAAATTCAGGCGTTTGGCGATCGCTTAAAGATTAAGTGTGCTGATACCCTTCCGCCCGAAGGCAAAGACTATCTAGAACGGATGCAAAATGCCGCTCAACGCATGCAAACCTTAATTAATGACTTGCTCGCCTTCTCACGAGTGACCACCAAAGCTCAGCCTTTTGTGCCTGTTGACTTAGCAACCATCGCTCAAGAAGTTTTATCCGATATTGAAGTGCAGATTCAGCGAGTTGACGGATGTATCGAGGCTGATTATTTACCGACGATAGAAGCTGACCCCTTGCAGATGCGGCAATTATTTCAAAACCTGATTAGCAACGCTCTCAAGTTTCATCAAAGCGATCGCCGTCCCATTGTCAGCATTTCAGCTCAGATTCTAGAATCTCCCGACTCGTCAATCCTGCCTCATGCCTCTGGTCGCCCTGCCTGCCAGATTTCCATCGCCGATAATGGCATTGGGTTTGATGAAAAATATCTCGATCGCATCTTTACGGTGTTTCAGCGGCTACACGGTCGCGGCGATTATGAAGGTACGGGTGTAGGATTGGCGATCTGTCGCAAAATTGCCGAACGACACCGAGGCAGCATCACCGCTAAAAGTAGTCCTGGTCAAGGCACCACCTTTATTGTCACTCTCCCAATTCAACAAATTCTATGA
- the cbiE gene encoding precorrin-6y C5,15-methyltransferase (decarboxylating) subunit CbiE: MSPIHVVGIGLDGAAGLTPAIQTIIAEATLLVGSDRHLSYFPEHPAEKLKLGDFTSAIATIRQHLATTATATPSPQVVVLTSGDPLFFGLGRLLLAELPVEQLTFHPHLSSVQLAFNRVKVPWQDARIISAHGRSLDELTQAIQQGAAKIAVLTDNIHSPAAIARLLQNLDLPQRYQVWVCENLGSADERVQAWSLKALQQETFAPLNVVILLRSDSQTEPLDCKTLPLLGLPDAAFLSFSDRPNLMTKREVRTLVLTELALQPKQVIWDIGAGTGSVSVEIARLVPDVQIYAIEKTAIGASLIQQNRDRFQLQNITAIHGAAPIALQTLPHPDRIFIGGSGGNLHSILDICAARLAARGVLVLALATLEHLNQALTWLEQQNALLLQSQTWQHRLLQVQLSRSVPVGPLTRFAPLNPVTLLTISQQPPRDIS, encoded by the coding sequence ATGAGCCCCATCCATGTCGTCGGAATCGGCTTAGATGGAGCCGCTGGTCTGACTCCTGCCATTCAAACAATCATTGCAGAAGCGACACTATTGGTTGGCAGCGATCGCCATTTAAGCTATTTTCCAGAGCACCCCGCCGAAAAACTAAAGTTGGGAGATTTTACCTCTGCGATCGCCACCATCCGCCAGCACCTCGCGACAACCGCAACCGCAACACCTTCTCCTCAGGTTGTGGTTTTAACTTCTGGCGATCCGCTCTTTTTTGGCTTAGGACGGTTGCTGCTAGCCGAATTGCCAGTAGAACAATTAACTTTTCACCCCCATCTCAGCTCTGTACAACTTGCCTTTAACCGCGTCAAAGTGCCCTGGCAAGATGCTCGGATCATTAGCGCTCATGGACGCTCTTTGGATGAGCTAACTCAGGCGATTCAACAAGGTGCCGCCAAAATTGCTGTCCTCACAGACAACATTCATTCCCCCGCTGCGATCGCCCGTCTGCTGCAAAATCTTGATCTACCCCAGCGCTATCAAGTTTGGGTGTGCGAGAACTTAGGTAGCGCTGACGAACGAGTCCAAGCTTGGTCGCTAAAAGCGTTGCAGCAAGAAACCTTTGCTCCGCTTAATGTGGTGATTTTGCTGCGCTCAGACAGCCAGACAGAACCTCTAGACTGCAAAACTTTACCGCTGCTGGGGCTACCAGATGCCGCATTTCTTAGCTTTAGCGATCGCCCCAACCTGATGACCAAGCGCGAGGTGCGGACTTTAGTGCTGACAGAATTAGCCCTCCAACCTAAACAAGTGATTTGGGATATTGGCGCGGGGACAGGTTCCGTCTCGGTTGAGATAGCTCGCTTAGTGCCCGATGTCCAGATCTACGCGATTGAAAAAACCGCGATCGGCGCTAGTTTAATCCAGCAAAACCGCGATCGCTTTCAACTGCAAAACATCACCGCAATTCACGGGGCGGCTCCCATCGCTTTGCAAACTCTTCCCCATCCCGATCGCATTTTCATTGGGGGCAGTGGCGGCAACTTGCACTCCATTCTCGATATTTGTGCAGCCCGTTTAGCGGCTAGAGGAGTTTTAGTTTTAGCCCTAGCCACCCTAGAGCACCTGAATCAAGCTTTGACTTGGCTAGAACAGCAAAACGCTCTATTGCTTCAATCACAGACTTGGCAACATCGTCTCCTGCAAGTGCAACTCTCGCGATCGGTTCCCGTGGGGCCGCTGACCCGTTTCGCGCCACTCAACCCAGTCACATTACTCACCATCAGCCAGCAACCTCCACGAGACATCTCATGA
- a CDS encoding DUF1868 domain-containing protein — translation MDDNYQTYVNRVLRLPLPETYKSQLQNIQESPKFQLQEVGGERQPVAFPGYTVVTPPAGEETENQAFYANLQALQAQLQQQFDSDLFIPLPPESFHLTLADVIWDHAYRDAAKNPEFEQQLRDRMGESFRQYQRMHPQPHPVRLQAVGLIVMPRAIGVGLVPKEEVAYERLLQLRRAIYQNPDLMALGIEQQYHFTGHVTLGYFGSIPPELDRERLSEQFSQLNQQWITGEPQEMWAYRGELRKFDNMTRYYREPDWPVLEV, via the coding sequence TTGGACGATAATTATCAGACGTATGTAAATCGAGTGTTACGGCTACCCCTGCCAGAGACTTATAAATCTCAGCTGCAAAACATTCAAGAGTCTCCCAAGTTCCAACTACAAGAAGTGGGAGGCGAGCGGCAGCCAGTGGCATTTCCGGGTTATACCGTAGTGACCCCTCCGGCGGGCGAAGAAACAGAGAATCAGGCTTTCTATGCCAATCTACAAGCGCTCCAAGCCCAACTGCAACAGCAGTTTGATTCGGATCTATTCATTCCCCTCCCACCGGAGAGCTTCCACCTCACCCTGGCAGACGTGATTTGGGATCATGCCTATCGCGATGCGGCCAAAAATCCAGAGTTTGAGCAGCAGTTGCGCGATCGCATGGGTGAGAGCTTTCGCCAGTATCAGCGCATGCACCCCCAGCCCCATCCGGTGCGCTTACAAGCAGTAGGCTTAATCGTGATGCCACGAGCCATTGGAGTGGGTTTAGTTCCCAAGGAGGAAGTAGCCTACGAACGGCTCCTGCAACTGCGCCGAGCCATCTATCAAAATCCTGACTTGATGGCTTTAGGAATTGAGCAGCAGTACCACTTCACAGGCCATGTCACCCTGGGCTATTTTGGCAGCATTCCGCCAGAACTCGATCGCGAGCGTCTCAGCGAACAGTTCAGTCAGCTCAATCAGCAGTGGATCACAGGTGAGCCTCAGGAGATGTGGGCCTACCGAGGCGAGCTGCGAAAATTTGATAACATGACGCGCTATTATCGAGAACCGGATTGGCCTGTGCTTGAAGTTTAG
- a CDS encoding dynamin-like GTPase family protein encodes MTQMPLQCQSLPEQVDSLLQLLHQEPSLRAQQDVTVIQSSLKKAIAPKFQIVFAGAFSAGKSMLINALLERELLYSAEGHATGTECYVEYAESDQERVVLTFLSEAEIREQANALCQKLGLSARDNIDQPEVMGLLHQGCQAIIQQEGGESKSERAKQAKALILLLEGFAANRDRLHPTNHATYSMEQFNFSSLKEAASFARRGSNSSVLRRIEYYCHHPLLQDGNVLVDMPGIDAPVKKDAELTYRKIEDSDTSAVVCVLKPAAAGDMTTEETELLEKMRSNIGIRDRVFYVFNRIDETWYNSQLRQRLDDLVQAQFRDSTRVYKTSGLLGFYGSQIKQTKVGDRFGLDSVFAESIKGLDGQEETPQFVNEFNRYCANSGKLASSRFRISVNSYETPNENYVRILQESGAPLVEQLIQDSGIEEFRIAITRYLTEEKRPQLFANLADDLQPLCINLRNHYLTARRELDSQPRAIDAMKARELEHLGHELKQIGADFSQAIAQEVNAIAGDVTNTTFEAAFIKLKARMVSRLDELLNTFSVADAYSRATLSHPRNATAPLMAILVEAFYYLANELETVLVEASQAVVTAFFQYLTEQVRKSDYYRKLYRLLGNDGGIEAQLKHLEAQVRHAIANQARIECDRYVRETPQFFGDSPFFFQLRQTLQQTSQGYDCESMAEAEPAIRQLLKLDFEPKVSATIRRNFRQTLNQTLKTHLLPMAEQQADAIFQQYDHARAYLEQTLEKEAEEKILRNQRLLTEVDHNIATYNQAVEAINGCLQAMQLRDRQLPFISTPDFDQTVPAAYNSETFDFGSSNGTQTSVTETNANLA; translated from the coding sequence ATGACTCAAATGCCCCTCCAGTGTCAGAGCCTGCCAGAACAGGTCGATTCTCTGCTGCAACTGTTGCACCAAGAACCGTCGTTACGTGCCCAGCAAGATGTCACCGTCATCCAATCGTCTCTGAAAAAAGCGATCGCCCCGAAATTCCAGATCGTGTTTGCAGGGGCATTTAGTGCCGGGAAGTCAATGCTGATCAACGCCTTGCTGGAGCGAGAATTGCTCTATAGCGCCGAAGGTCACGCCACCGGAACTGAGTGCTATGTCGAGTACGCCGAGTCAGATCAGGAGCGAGTCGTGCTCACGTTCCTCAGTGAAGCCGAAATCCGAGAACAGGCAAACGCTCTGTGTCAGAAGTTAGGTTTATCGGCAAGAGACAATATCGATCAGCCAGAAGTGATGGGGCTGCTGCATCAAGGCTGTCAGGCGATCATTCAGCAGGAAGGCGGTGAAAGTAAATCTGAGCGAGCTAAGCAAGCCAAAGCGCTGATTTTGTTATTGGAAGGGTTTGCGGCTAACCGCGATCGCCTACACCCCACCAATCACGCGACTTACTCAATGGAGCAGTTCAACTTCTCCAGCCTCAAAGAAGCCGCTAGTTTTGCCCGTCGGGGTAGCAACAGCTCGGTTCTGAGGCGGATCGAGTACTACTGCCATCACCCCCTCTTGCAAGATGGCAACGTTTTGGTAGACATGCCCGGAATTGATGCCCCGGTGAAAAAAGATGCCGAGCTGACCTACCGCAAAATTGAAGACTCGGACACCTCAGCCGTGGTTTGCGTCCTGAAACCTGCGGCAGCGGGAGACATGACCACCGAAGAAACAGAACTTCTAGAGAAGATGCGGAGCAATATCGGCATTCGCGATCGCGTCTTCTATGTGTTCAACCGGATTGACGAAACTTGGTACAACAGCCAACTGCGGCAACGGTTGGATGATCTAGTGCAAGCTCAGTTCCGGGATTCCACCAGAGTCTACAAGACCAGTGGTTTGTTGGGCTTTTATGGTAGCCAGATTAAGCAAACTAAGGTTGGCGATCGCTTTGGCCTGGATTCTGTCTTTGCTGAGAGCATCAAAGGCTTGGATGGGCAGGAAGAAACGCCGCAGTTTGTGAACGAATTCAACCGCTACTGTGCCAACTCTGGCAAACTCGCCTCTAGCCGCTTCCGCATCTCGGTTAACAGCTACGAAACGCCCAACGAGAACTATGTGCGGATTCTGCAAGAGTCGGGTGCGCCTCTGGTGGAGCAGTTGATTCAAGATAGCGGCATTGAGGAATTCCGCATTGCCATCACCCGCTACCTGACTGAAGAAAAGCGACCACAACTGTTCGCTAACTTAGCCGATGATTTGCAACCGCTCTGCATCAATCTCCGCAATCACTACCTCACCGCTCGACGAGAGCTAGACAGCCAACCCCGCGCGATCGACGCGATGAAAGCTCGTGAACTGGAGCATCTAGGACATGAGCTGAAGCAGATTGGAGCGGATTTCTCTCAAGCGATCGCCCAGGAAGTGAATGCGATCGCCGGAGATGTCACCAACACCACGTTTGAGGCAGCATTTATCAAGCTAAAAGCCCGCATGGTGAGCCGCTTGGATGAGTTGCTGAATACGTTCTCGGTGGCGGATGCTTACAGTCGGGCCACGCTCAGCCATCCCCGCAATGCCACAGCCCCTCTGATGGCGATTTTAGTAGAAGCGTTTTACTACTTGGCAAATGAGCTGGAAACCGTTTTGGTTGAGGCATCTCAAGCGGTGGTGACTGCCTTTTTCCAATACTTAACGGAGCAGGTTCGCAAGTCAGACTACTACCGCAAGCTCTATCGCTTATTGGGCAATGATGGCGGCATTGAAGCCCAACTGAAGCACCTGGAAGCGCAAGTCCGACACGCGATCGCGAACCAAGCTCGAATTGAATGCGATCGCTATGTGCGCGAAACTCCCCAGTTTTTTGGCGATTCCCCGTTCTTTTTCCAACTGCGCCAAACCTTGCAACAAACGTCTCAAGGGTATGACTGCGAAAGTATGGCTGAGGCAGAACCCGCGATTCGCCAATTGCTGAAGCTAGATTTTGAACCGAAGGTGTCAGCGACCATCCGCCGCAACTTCCGTCAAACGCTCAACCAAACGCTGAAAACTCACTTGTTACCAATGGCAGAGCAACAAGCAGATGCCATCTTCCAGCAATATGACCATGCTCGCGCTTATTTGGAGCAAACGCTGGAGAAGGAAGCGGAAGAAAAAATCCTCCGCAATCAACGTCTCCTTACAGAAGTTGATCACAATATTGCGACTTATAACCAAGCAGTTGAAGCGATCAATGGTTGCTTACAAGCGATGCAATTACGCGATCGCCAGCTCCCTTTTATCTCTACTCCTGACTTCGATCAAACGGTTCCTGCTGCTTACAACTCAGAAACTTTTGATTTCGGTTCAAGTAATGGGACTCAAACTAGTGTGACTGAGACCAACGCTAATTTGGCTTAG